AGTGAACTCAAGGCCATCAGCGCCGGCGGCGTGCCCCCGCTGCGCCTCGTGTGGCCGCTGACCCTGCCGTTCCTGGCCGTGGCGGCGGTGGCGTACGTGAACGCCGACCGGCTGGTGCCCGCCGGACTGGCCTCCTGGGACCGCGCGTGGTACAGCATCTACGACATCCCGCCGCCCCCGCCCCGGCAGGAACGTTACACCTACGCCCCGCCCGGCGCGCTGTACTACGCCGGACGCATCGTCAGCGAACCGGGCGGCAGCACCGCGCAACTCCAGGGCGTGATGGTGCAGCGCGGCCAGGAAACCCTGACCGCCTCGCTGGGCAGCTGGGACACCCAGAACCGCACCTGGACGCTGACCACCCCCTGGATCACCCGGCCCGGCCAGCCGCCCCGCCAGAGCGCCGGGTCCGTGACCGTCCCGCAGACCGACTCGCTGCGCGAACCACCGGGCAACGCCGAACAGGCCCCCACCGCCGACCTGCGCGCCCGCGCCGCCGACCCCGCCCTGCTGCCCGCCGACCGCCGCGCCGCCGCGTTCCAGCTGGCCCGCCGCGTCGCCGACCCGCTGACCGCCGTGGTGTTCGCCCTGGCCGCCGGGGCGCTGGGCCTGCTGCTGCGCAACCGCGCCGCCGCGTTCGCCGCCGTGCTGCTGTTCATCGTGACCTTCTACGTCCTGTGGAGCACCGTGCCGGGCCTCGCGACCGCCGGGGCGCTGAACCCCGCGCTGGCCGCGTGGCTGCCGAACCTCACGTTCATGCTGCTGGCCGCCGCGCTCGCCTGGAGGCTCCGGTGAGGGGCCTGCCCACCTTCGAACGCTACGTCCTGAACGAGATCCTGCCGTTCCTGTTCGGGGCGCTGGCCGCCGTGATCAGCCTGCTGGTCGTCGGCAGCCTCGAAAAGGTCATCGCGCCGCTGCTCGCCAAGGGCGCCAACCCCGTCCTGGTCGCCCGCGTGCTGGCCCTGAACGTCCCGGAAGCCGCCGCGCAGGCCCTGCCCATCGCGCTGATGTTCGCCACGCTGCTGGGCCTCTCGCGGCTGGCGGCCGACAGCGAACTGAAAAGCGCGCTGGCCGCCGGGATTCCCGCCACGCGCCTGTTCCGCCCGGTCCTGGCGCTGGGACTGGCCGTGACCGCCCTGGCCTTCGCGCTCGGCGAGGGCCTCGTCCCGCGCGCCCGCACCGAGGCCCGCCAGGTGCAGCAGCAGATCGTGCTGGACAACCCCCGCGTGCTGGGCCTGAACGCCGCCGGGCAGAACGCCGTGCTGCGCGACGCGCTGGGCCGCGCCATCAGCATCGGGCAGATCCTGCCCGGCGGGGAACTGCGCGACCTGCGGGTCGTGACCATGCAGGCCGGCCTGCCCCCCCGCGAGGTCATCACCGCCGCCAGCGGCCGCCTGCGCCCCGGCAGCACCGTCCTCGAACTGCGCGACGGGCAGCGCGTCACGTACCAGGACGCGCGGCCCGTCACGGTCCTGACCTTCCAGAGCGGCACCCTGCCCCTCCAGGACACCGGCACAGAACTCGGCGCCGAGGGAAACGGCGACCTGAACCCCATCTACGAACCGCTGCCCACCCTGATCGCCCGCACGAACACCTACCGCGCGCAGGGCATCAACTCCCCGGCGGACTTCACGGCCCTGCACCGCAAGTTCGCCGGACCGCTGGCGGCGCTGGCCCTGGCGTTCTTCGCCGTGGCGCTGGCCGTGTTCAGCTTCCGCAGCGGCCGCGACCTGGGCCTCGTCTGGGCGCTGCTGCTGACATTCGCGTACTACGCGACCTTCAGCGTGTTCCGCATCATGGGCGAGAACGGCGCGCTGCCCGGCGCGGTCGCCGCGTACGCCCCGGACCTGATCGCCGTCGCGGCCGGCGCGGCGCTGCTGTGGCTCACCGCCCGGCGCTAGGCGGGACGCGGGCGGCGGGCAGGGCCGCGTGCATGAAGCCTGCTACCGGTCTGCCCCACTTCCGGGCGCGCGCAATCCGGTAGCGTGCAGCATGTCCCCCACCAGACCCACGGCCCGCCGCTCGGCCCTGACCTGGGCGGCCCTGGCCACCGCCGGCGCGGCCCTGATCGCCCGGCAGGCCACCCGCCCTGCCCCGACCGACACCGAGACGCTGGACGCCACCCGCACCCTGCTGCGCGCCGCGCTGCCCAGCGTGCGGCCCTTCGACGTGCAACTCTGGAACGGTGAGGTCATCGGGGCCACGCAGCCCAGTCGCGCCCGCCTGATCCTGAACAGCCCGGAAACGCTGGGCCGCCTGCTGAAACTCCCGCTGGACGTGGCGCTCGGCGAGGCGTACCTGCGCGGCGACTTCGAGATCGAGGGGAACATCGGGGACATCGCCGCCATCGCCGAGACCTTCGACGCGACCCTGAACCCCGCCGACGCGCCCGCCCTGCTGCGCGCCGCCGCCACCCTGCGCCGCCGCGCCGGGGCGATCCCGCCCATCGCCGTGACCGCCAGCCTGGAAGGCCCGCAGCACTCCCGCGAGCGTGATCAGCAGGCCATCTCGTACCATTACGACGTCAGCAACGACTTCTACAGACTGTGGCTGGACCGGCGCATGGTGTACTCCTGCGCCTACTTCAGGGGCGGCACCGAGACACTGGACGAGGCGCAGGAAGCGAAACTGGATCTCATCTGCCGCAAACTGCGCCTGCAACAGGGCGAGCACCTGCTGGACATCGGCAGCGGCTGGGGCGGCCTCGCCATTCACGCCGCGCAGCGTTACGGAGCGCGCGTGCTGGGCGTCACGCTCAGCGAGGCGCAACTGCACGAGGCCCGCGCCCGCGCCGGGGCCGCCGGGGTTGCCGACCGCGTCACCTTCGAACTGCGCGACTACCGCGACGTGCTGGCCCACACACCCGAAGGCAGCTTCGACAAGATCGCCTCGGTCGGCATGGCCGAACACGTGGGCCGCAAGAACATGCCCACCTACTTCCGCGCCGCGTACGCCGCCCTGAAACCCGGCGGCCTGATGATGAACCACGCCATCAGCGACGGCATCCCCCAGGCCCGCGTGCCCCTGTGGCTCCAGAGCGGCAACTTCGCCCGCCGGTACGTCTTCCCCGACGGTGAACTGCTGCCCATCTGGGAAACCGTGAAACACGCCACCGAAGCGCAGTTCGAGGTCCGCGACATCGAGAACCTCCGCGAACACTACGCCCGCACCCTCACCCACTGGGCCGCGAACCTCGAAACGCACCACGCAGAAGCCCTCGCCGCGCTCGGCGAGCAACGCCACCGCCTGTGGCGCCTCTACCTGGGCGCCACCTCCCACTACTTCGAGAAAGGCCACCTGGGCCTCTACCAGACCCTCCTGGCGAAACCCGACGAGCAACGCCGCGCCCATGTCCCCCTCAGCCGCGCGGACCTCTACGAGGGGGAGATGGTCGATGGTTGAAAGTTGATGGAAAAGCCCTGTCCATCAACCATCAACCTTTACCCATCAACCTTCCCCTGCGTTGCCTGGATGGCGGTCAGGGCGATGGTGTACACGATGTCGTCCACGAGCGCGCCGCGACTCAGGTCGTTGACGGGTTTGCGCAGGCCCTGGAGCATCGGGCCGACCGCGATGACGCCGGCGGCGCGCTGCACGGCCTTGTAGGTGGTGTTGCCGGTGTTCAGGTCCGGG
The DNA window shown above is from Deinococcus sp. LM3 and carries:
- a CDS encoding LptF/LptG family permease, encoding MPPLLIRLVLAEVTRWYAAGVALFLTLQMVDVLSSTVSKLLTYQPPLLKGLSALLAITPTILNRALVLAVPFAILLAFSRMQRDSELKAISAGGVPPLRLVWPLTLPFLAVAAVAYVNADRLVPAGLASWDRAWYSIYDIPPPPPRQERYTYAPPGALYYAGRIVSEPGGSTAQLQGVMVQRGQETLTASLGSWDTQNRTWTLTTPWITRPGQPPRQSAGSVTVPQTDSLREPPGNAEQAPTADLRARAADPALLPADRRAAAFQLARRVADPLTAVVFALAAGALGLLLRNRAAAFAAVLLFIVTFYVLWSTVPGLATAGALNPALAAWLPNLTFMLLAAALAWRLR
- a CDS encoding LptF/LptG family permease; this translates as MPTFERYVLNEILPFLFGALAAVISLLVVGSLEKVIAPLLAKGANPVLVARVLALNVPEAAAQALPIALMFATLLGLSRLAADSELKSALAAGIPATRLFRPVLALGLAVTALAFALGEGLVPRARTEARQVQQQIVLDNPRVLGLNAAGQNAVLRDALGRAISIGQILPGGELRDLRVVTMQAGLPPREVITAASGRLRPGSTVLELRDGQRVTYQDARPVTVLTFQSGTLPLQDTGTELGAEGNGDLNPIYEPLPTLIARTNTYRAQGINSPADFTALHRKFAGPLAALALAFFAVALAVFSFRSGRDLGLVWALLLTFAYYATFSVFRIMGENGALPGAVAAYAPDLIAVAAGAALLWLTARR
- a CDS encoding cyclopropane-fatty-acyl-phospholipid synthase family protein — its product is MSPTRPTARRSALTWAALATAGAALIARQATRPAPTDTETLDATRTLLRAALPSVRPFDVQLWNGEVIGATQPSRARLILNSPETLGRLLKLPLDVALGEAYLRGDFEIEGNIGDIAAIAETFDATLNPADAPALLRAAATLRRRAGAIPPIAVTASLEGPQHSRERDQQAISYHYDVSNDFYRLWLDRRMVYSCAYFRGGTETLDEAQEAKLDLICRKLRLQQGEHLLDIGSGWGGLAIHAAQRYGARVLGVTLSEAQLHEARARAGAAGVADRVTFELRDYRDVLAHTPEGSFDKIASVGMAEHVGRKNMPTYFRAAYAALKPGGLMMNHAISDGIPQARVPLWLQSGNFARRYVFPDGELLPIWETVKHATEAQFEVRDIENLREHYARTLTHWAANLETHHAEALAALGEQRHRLWRLYLGATSHYFEKGHLGLYQTLLAKPDEQRRAHVPLSRADLYEGEMVDG